The proteins below come from a single Methylobacterium sp. SyP6R genomic window:
- a CDS encoding tripartite tricarboxylate transporter permease: MDSTVANLIHGFSIALQPHNFLFSLVGVLIGNLIGVLPGMGIMATISILLPLTFGMPPVAAILMLAGIYYGAQYGGAICSILLNLPCHPSHAVTCLDGYPMTRQGRGGVALGITMLASFFGAAFGIVQMILFAPLLVRIAFQFGPAEISTLMLLGLLAGATLARGSALKGVAMTLVGLILGCVGSDLDTGTSRFTFGAMSLYNGIDLVAVALGFFGIAEFLKSINRLTVGDLSGVRVRMRDMRPSRADLREAALPILRGTLVGSLCSLIPGTGPTIASFIAYAAEKRVSRHPERFGRGAIGGVASPEASTHSSVQGDFVPTMSLGIPGDAVMALILGALIIQGITPGPQLMTEHPDVFWGLIASFWIGNILLVLLNVPLIGIWVRLLQIPFRFLYPCALFFICVGVYSTNNEMFGVLQTLVIGIVGYGLMRLGFHPAPVLLGFVLGPRLEENFRRALLLSRGDPWTFVGSPISATFVALAVLLVGMQVVLAWRGRRRSRMDAVLAGNERGRRMAPVEAPAVTGSLEV, translated from the coding sequence ATGGACAGCACCGTCGCCAACCTGATCCACGGCTTCTCGATCGCGCTGCAGCCGCACAACTTCCTGTTCAGCCTGGTCGGCGTGCTGATCGGCAACCTCATCGGCGTGCTGCCCGGGATGGGCATCATGGCGACGATCTCGATCCTGCTGCCGCTCACCTTCGGGATGCCGCCGGTCGCCGCGATCCTGATGCTCGCGGGGATCTATTACGGGGCGCAGTACGGCGGGGCGATCTGCTCGATCCTGCTCAACCTGCCCTGCCACCCCTCGCACGCCGTGACCTGCCTCGACGGCTATCCGATGACGCGCCAGGGCCGCGGCGGCGTGGCCCTGGGCATCACGATGCTGGCCTCGTTCTTCGGCGCCGCCTTCGGCATCGTGCAGATGATCCTGTTCGCGCCGCTCCTCGTGCGCATCGCCTTCCAGTTCGGCCCGGCCGAGATCAGCACCCTGATGCTGCTCGGGCTCCTCGCCGGGGCGACGCTGGCCCGGGGCTCGGCGCTCAAGGGCGTGGCGATGACGCTCGTCGGGCTGATCCTCGGCTGCGTCGGCAGCGACCTCGACACCGGGACGAGCCGGTTCACCTTCGGGGCGATGTCGCTCTACAACGGGATCGACCTCGTGGCGGTGGCGCTCGGGTTCTTCGGCATCGCCGAGTTCCTGAAGAGCATCAACCGGCTCACCGTCGGCGATCTGTCGGGCGTGCGGGTTCGGATGCGCGACATGCGCCCGAGCCGGGCCGACCTGCGGGAGGCCGCGCTGCCGATCCTGCGCGGCACCCTGGTCGGCAGCCTGTGCTCGCTGATTCCCGGCACGGGTCCGACCATTGCCTCCTTCATCGCCTACGCGGCCGAGAAGCGGGTGAGCCGCCATCCGGAGCGTTTCGGCCGCGGCGCGATCGGCGGCGTCGCGAGCCCGGAGGCCTCGACGCATTCCTCCGTCCAGGGCGATTTCGTGCCGACCATGAGCCTCGGCATCCCGGGCGACGCCGTGATGGCGCTGATCCTCGGCGCGCTGATCATCCAGGGCATCACCCCGGGCCCGCAGCTCATGACCGAGCATCCGGACGTGTTCTGGGGCCTTATCGCGAGCTTCTGGATCGGCAACATCCTGCTCGTCCTCCTCAACGTGCCGCTGATCGGGATCTGGGTGCGGTTGCTGCAGATCCCGTTCCGGTTCCTGTATCCCTGCGCCCTGTTCTTCATCTGCGTCGGCGTCTACAGCACGAACAACGAGATGTTCGGCGTGCTGCAGACGCTGGTCATCGGGATCGTCGGGTACGGGCTGATGCGGCTCGGCTTCCACCCGGCCCCGGTGCTGCTCGGCTTCGTGCTCGGCCCGCGGCTGGAGGAGAACTTCCGCCGCGCCCTGCTGCTCTCGCGGGGCGATCCGTGGACCTTCGTCGGCAGCCCGATCAGCGCGACCTTCGTGGCGCTCGCGGTCCTGCTCGTGGGCATGCAGGTGGTCCTCGCCTGGCGCGGCCGGCGGCGCTCCCGCATGGACGCCGTGCTGGCCGGGAACGAGCGGGGCCGCCGGATGGCGCCGGTCGAGGCGCCCGCGGTGACCGGGTCGCTCGAGGTGTGA
- a CDS encoding AtuA-related protein: protein MRLPLQHVAHVRSGDKGNTSNITVIAYEPDLYPYLKEQLTAERFKAFYAGMVTGQVTRYAVDRLGVLNFVAEGALGGGVSRSLCLDNYGKALSAAILGFEMEVPESAANLLRNYHPEVA from the coding sequence ATGCGCCTGCCCCTGCAGCACGTGGCCCATGTCCGCTCCGGCGACAAGGGCAACACCTCGAACATCACGGTCATCGCCTACGAGCCGGACCTCTACCCCTACCTGAAGGAGCAGCTCACCGCCGAGCGCTTCAAGGCGTTCTACGCCGGCATGGTGACGGGCCAGGTCACCCGCTACGCGGTCGACCGGCTGGGCGTGCTCAACTTCGTCGCCGAGGGCGCGCTCGGCGGCGGCGTGTCCCGCTCGCTCTGCCTCGACAATTACGGAAAGGCCCTTTCCGCGGCGATCCTCGGCTTCGAGATGGAGGTGCCGGAGAGCGCCGCGAACCTCCTGCGCAACTACCACCCGGAGGTGGCGTGA
- a CDS encoding branched-chain amino acid ABC transporter permease encodes MLAVIVSGLAIGAVYAATALAYNVMYSTSRVLSVTTGHLCMLGGVVGAWFIAGLGLPTALGLAGAVLAGAAAGAVTEIVGVRRVLARSDEHLWLLSTLALATMLQQAIGLWWGTEPRPFPRVIPQDFSAGLLDQKYWLPVVAVLAMTAGLEAFTRLTLWGKLFQATSEDAFAARARGIPTDRVRLTSYLLAGGLGGLAGFAAGQLTFAYFALGLSLTLNGFIALAVGGLGSNLGALIGGAGLGLLSAFATYWFGGEYQQTIAVGLLMLVLLLRPEGLLGNKRVRPV; translated from the coding sequence ATGCTGGCCGTGATCGTCTCGGGCCTCGCCATCGGCGCCGTCTACGCGGCGACGGCGCTCGCCTACAACGTGATGTACTCGACCTCGCGCGTGCTGAGCGTCACGACCGGGCACCTCTGCATGCTGGGCGGGGTGGTCGGCGCCTGGTTCATCGCCGGCCTCGGGCTGCCCACGGCTCTCGGTCTCGCGGGTGCCGTGCTGGCCGGGGCGGCGGCCGGCGCCGTCACCGAGATCGTCGGCGTGCGCCGGGTTCTCGCCCGCTCCGACGAGCACCTCTGGCTCCTCTCGACCCTGGCGCTCGCCACCATGCTGCAGCAGGCGATCGGGCTCTGGTGGGGCACCGAGCCGCGTCCCTTCCCGCGGGTGATCCCGCAGGACTTCTCCGCCGGGCTCCTCGACCAGAAATACTGGCTGCCGGTGGTCGCGGTCCTCGCCATGACGGCCGGGCTCGAAGCCTTCACGCGCCTGACCCTGTGGGGCAAGCTGTTCCAGGCCACCTCCGAGGACGCGTTCGCGGCCCGCGCCCGCGGCATCCCGACCGACCGGGTGCGCCTGACCTCCTACCTGCTGGCCGGCGGGCTCGGCGGGCTCGCGGGCTTCGCGGCCGGCCAGCTCACCTTCGCGTATTTCGCGCTCGGCCTCTCGCTGACCCTCAACGGCTTCATCGCGCTCGCGGTGGGCGGGCTCGGCAGCAACCTCGGGGCGCTGATCGGCGGGGCCGGCCTCGGGCTGCTCTCGGCCTTCGCGACCTACTGGTTCGGCGGCGAGTACCAGCAGACCATCGCGGTCGGGCTGCTGATGCTGGTCCTGCTGCTGCGGCCCGAGGGGCTTCTCGGCAACAAGCGGGTGAGGCCGGTCTGA
- a CDS encoding branched-chain amino acid ABC transporter permease: MSHPSLRVGLTLLAVLALASLPAWSGDLYQVHLASLIGAYWVLVAGLNLVVGFAGQLSIGHVGLLAVGAYGFAILAGTVGLDPFLALPLCGALGGLGGLLLGLPSLRLPGFYFAMVTMAFALIVGELSLAWGGLTGGGTGLSVPGFPAPFDSPRGQYALILALGAAVTAMTWSVARSMWGRGLIAVRNSEVAAASVGVNLFRAKLTVFVFSGVTAGVAGALFAALQTYITPDTFVFDIGLFFFVCIIIGGRGSILGPLIGTAMLTALPEMVAPLARLGNFFYGLALLVVVLLVPDGIGRLVATLASRLRPEPHGSHEVRPDLARLRRALGASPREPDATAPAPLAREALP; this comes from the coding sequence ATGTCCCACCCCAGCCTCCGCGTCGGCCTGACGCTCCTTGCCGTCCTCGCGCTCGCCTCCCTGCCGGCCTGGTCGGGCGACCTCTACCAGGTGCACCTCGCCTCCCTGATCGGCGCCTACTGGGTCCTGGTCGCGGGCCTCAACCTCGTGGTGGGCTTTGCCGGCCAGCTCTCGATCGGGCATGTCGGGCTCCTCGCCGTCGGCGCCTACGGCTTCGCGATCCTCGCCGGCACGGTCGGCCTCGATCCCTTCCTGGCCCTGCCGCTCTGCGGCGCGCTCGGGGGCCTCGGCGGCCTTCTCCTCGGGCTGCCGTCCCTGCGGTTGCCGGGCTTCTACTTCGCCATGGTGACGATGGCCTTCGCGCTGATCGTCGGCGAGTTGTCCCTCGCCTGGGGCGGCCTCACGGGAGGGGGCACCGGCCTGTCGGTGCCGGGCTTCCCGGCGCCCTTCGACAGCCCGCGGGGCCAGTATGCCCTCATCCTCGCTCTCGGTGCCGCCGTCACCGCCATGACCTGGAGCGTGGCGCGGTCGATGTGGGGGCGCGGGCTGATCGCGGTGCGCAACAGCGAGGTCGCGGCGGCCTCGGTCGGCGTCAACCTGTTCCGGGCCAAGCTCACGGTGTTCGTGTTCTCCGGGGTCACCGCCGGGGTCGCGGGCGCGCTGTTTGCCGCGCTCCAGACCTACATCACGCCGGACACGTTCGTGTTCGACATCGGCCTGTTCTTCTTCGTCTGCATCATCATCGGCGGGCGCGGCAGCATCCTGGGCCCGCTGATCGGCACCGCCATGTTGACCGCCCTGCCCGAGATGGTGGCGCCGCTGGCCCGGCTCGGCAACTTCTTCTACGGCCTCGCCCTCCTGGTCGTGGTGCTGCTGGTGCCGGACGGCATCGGCCGCCTCGTCGCCACCCTCGCGAGCCGCCTGCGGCCCGAGCCCCATGGCAGCCACGAGGTCCGGCCCGATCTCGCCCGCCTGCGCCGGGCGCTCGGCGCGTCGCCCCGCGAGCCGGACGCGACCGCGCCGGCGCCGCTGGCCCGGGAGGCCCTGCCATGA
- a CDS encoding tripartite tricarboxylate transporter TctB family protein: protein MHASASIVRRYAAGGLILLLGLAVVLEARTFGLGTLARVGPGLFPMLVGGALGVIGLLIAVTPEAAEHEGEGGRPDWRGWFCIVLGIVLFMVLGEHLGLGPATFACVFVSALGDRSGSVRAALVLALAMTVVAGLVFTLALKFQMPFWRG, encoded by the coding sequence ATGCACGCCTCGGCGTCCATCGTCCGCCGCTATGCGGCGGGCGGCCTGATCCTCCTCCTCGGTCTCGCGGTCGTGCTGGAGGCCCGCACCTTCGGCCTCGGCACCCTGGCGCGGGTCGGCCCCGGCCTCTTCCCGATGCTGGTCGGCGGTGCGCTAGGCGTGATCGGGCTCCTGATCGCGGTGACGCCGGAGGCGGCGGAGCACGAGGGGGAGGGGGGTCGGCCGGACTGGCGCGGCTGGTTCTGCATCGTGCTCGGGATCGTGCTGTTCATGGTGCTCGGCGAGCATCTCGGCCTCGGACCCGCGACCTTCGCCTGCGTCTTCGTCTCGGCGCTCGGCGACCGGAGCGGCAGCGTGCGCGCCGCCCTGGTGCTGGCGCTCGCGATGACCGTGGTGGCGGGGCTGGTCTTCACCCTGGCGCTGAAGTTCCAGATGCCGTTCTGGCGGGGATAG
- a CDS encoding ABC transporter ATP-binding protein produces MSAHATDALGARAITKRFGGVTALDGVTLDLRPGEIHGLIGPNGSGKTTLLNLLSGYYRPDGGDVQLDGTSLARRSVQSRPRLGIARTFQKPRLLPSLSVLDNAMLGAWREVRAGFLAAALAWSAARREERAIRAHAADLVHGIGLGHAIGRRASLLEHAEQRFLEIARALALRPRFLLLDEPAGGLTGAEIGHLAAILGAIRESGVGILLVEHHTDFVFRVCDRVTALDRGRLIKHGRPDEVRRDAEVVRVYLGA; encoded by the coding sequence ATGAGCGCGCACGCCACCGACGCCCTTGGCGCGCGGGCGATCACCAAGCGCTTCGGCGGCGTCACCGCTCTCGATGGCGTCACCCTCGACCTCCGCCCGGGGGAGATTCACGGGCTGATCGGCCCCAACGGCTCGGGCAAGACCACGCTCCTCAACCTGCTGTCCGGCTATTACCGCCCGGATGGCGGGGACGTGCAGCTCGACGGCACCTCGCTCGCCCGGCGCTCGGTCCAGAGCCGGCCGCGGCTCGGCATCGCCCGCACCTTCCAGAAGCCGCGGCTGCTTCCCTCCCTCAGCGTGCTCGACAACGCGATGCTCGGCGCCTGGCGCGAGGTGCGCGCGGGCTTCCTCGCGGCGGCCCTCGCCTGGTCGGCGGCGCGGCGCGAGGAGCGCGCGATCCGCGCCCACGCCGCGGACCTCGTCCACGGCATCGGGCTCGGCCACGCGATCGGCCGGCGCGCGAGCCTTCTGGAGCACGCCGAGCAGCGCTTCCTGGAGATCGCCCGGGCGCTGGCGCTGCGCCCGCGCTTCCTCCTCCTCGACGAGCCGGCCGGCGGCCTCACCGGCGCCGAGATCGGCCATCTCGCCGCCATCCTCGGGGCGATCCGGGAGAGCGGCGTCGGCATCCTCCTCGTCGAGCATCACACCGACTTCGTGTTCCGCGTCTGCGACCGCGTCACCGCCCTGGACCGCGGCCGCCTGATCAAGCACGGTCGCCCCGACGAGGTCCGCCGCGACGCCGAGGTGGTCCGCGTCTACCTGGGAGCCTGA
- a CDS encoding ABC transporter substrate-binding protein has protein sequence MLSSGPGRAAEPIRIGWLSSLTGPLSSAAIAENQGVQFAIKEINAAGGIDGRPLELLTRDTAGEPTKAVNLAQQLLFSDKVQFVIGPVNSGESLATVPIVARAGIPNIVIGTIDELTDPKKYPLAFRAINTNRQWIEGGNAYALDVLKRRKVAVIGDTSGYGTSSAKTAAALLEQAGVKPVYSVLVDPNKTDLTDEMTKARAAGADVVMPWTAATGLMARILNTRGDMGWDVPVVGHPAIMALPIKALLNKPDYWQNAFAAGYQSTTYVDGKLPPRTRALIDKIKPALGGSIDFTFWWVALGYDTVRIIEHAVRQAGSTDPQKIKAVLESTRDLPGVYASYSWSPQDHNGFPDKNIVADIAASFRDGCYEAAPR, from the coding sequence GTGCTCTCGTCGGGACCCGGCCGGGCGGCGGAGCCGATCCGCATCGGCTGGCTCTCCTCGCTCACCGGTCCGCTCTCCTCGGCGGCCATCGCCGAGAACCAGGGCGTGCAATTCGCCATCAAGGAGATCAACGCGGCCGGCGGCATCGACGGCCGCCCCCTCGAACTCCTCACCCGCGACACCGCGGGCGAACCCACCAAGGCGGTGAACCTCGCCCAGCAGCTCCTGTTCAGCGACAAGGTGCAGTTCGTCATCGGCCCGGTGAATTCAGGCGAATCCCTCGCCACGGTGCCGATCGTGGCCAGGGCCGGCATCCCCAACATCGTCATCGGGACGATCGACGAACTGACCGATCCGAAGAAGTACCCGCTGGCGTTCCGGGCCATCAACACCAACCGGCAGTGGATCGAGGGCGGCAACGCCTACGCCCTCGACGTGCTCAAGCGCCGGAAGGTGGCGGTGATCGGCGACACGTCCGGCTACGGCACGTCCAGCGCCAAGACGGCGGCCGCGCTCCTGGAGCAGGCCGGGGTGAAGCCGGTCTACTCGGTGCTGGTCGACCCCAACAAGACCGACCTCACCGACGAGATGACCAAGGCGAGGGCGGCGGGCGCCGACGTGGTGATGCCCTGGACCGCCGCCACCGGCCTGATGGCCCGGATCCTCAACACCCGCGGCGACATGGGCTGGGACGTGCCGGTGGTGGGCCACCCTGCGATCATGGCGCTCCCGATCAAGGCCCTGCTCAACAAGCCGGATTACTGGCAGAACGCTTTTGCGGCCGGCTACCAGAGCACGACCTACGTCGACGGCAAGCTGCCGCCGCGGACCCGGGCCCTGATCGACAAGATCAAGCCGGCGCTCGGCGGCAGCATCGACTTCACCTTCTGGTGGGTCGCCCTCGGCTACGACACCGTGAGGATCATCGAGCACGCCGTGAGGCAGGCCGGATCGACCGATCCGCAGAAGATCAAGGCGGTGCTCGAATCGACCCGGGATCTGCCCGGCGTCTATGCCAGCTACAGCTGGAGCCCGCAGGACCACAACGGCTTCCCGGACAAGAACATCGTCGCCGACATCGCCGCCTCGTTCCGGGACGGCTGCTACGAGGCGGCCCCCCGGTGA
- a CDS encoding ABC transporter ATP-binding protein, whose protein sequence is MSRAGAVLLDVEDLHVAYGKAHVVHGVSLAVHEGEFVVVLGRNGAGKSTILHALSGLIPKQRGRVRFAGVDITRASPGDIVRAGLVQVLEGHRVFTTLSVEDNLRVGTYAGREGASRETLERIYADFPELAERRHQQASRLSGGQQQILAVAQGLIAGPRLLILDEPSGGLAPIVVDRILEVAARLARAGTAILLVEQLVEKALRHAGHGYLLDAGAIAGEGSAGDLQDSALLRRIYLGGTEAA, encoded by the coding sequence ATGTCCCGTGCCGGTGCGGTCCTCCTGGATGTCGAGGATCTCCACGTCGCCTACGGCAAGGCGCATGTCGTGCACGGGGTGAGCCTCGCCGTGCACGAGGGCGAGTTCGTGGTCGTGCTCGGGCGCAACGGCGCGGGCAAGAGCACGATCCTGCACGCCCTCTCGGGCCTGATCCCCAAGCAGCGCGGCCGTGTGCGCTTCGCGGGCGTCGACATCACCCGGGCGAGCCCGGGCGACATCGTGCGGGCCGGCCTGGTCCAGGTGCTCGAAGGCCACCGGGTCTTCACGACGCTCAGCGTCGAGGACAACCTGCGCGTCGGGACCTATGCGGGGCGGGAGGGCGCCTCGCGGGAAACCCTGGAGCGCATCTACGCCGACTTTCCCGAACTGGCCGAGCGCCGCCACCAGCAGGCGTCGCGCCTGAGCGGCGGCCAGCAGCAGATCCTGGCGGTCGCGCAGGGCCTGATCGCCGGTCCGCGCCTCCTGATCCTCGACGAGCCCTCCGGGGGGCTCGCCCCGATCGTGGTCGACCGCATCCTCGAGGTGGCGGCCCGCCTCGCCCGCGCCGGGACGGCCATCCTCCTCGTGGAGCAGCTCGTCGAGAAGGCCCTGCGCCATGCCGGCCACGGCTATCTCCTCGATGCCGGGGCCATCGCCGGGGAGGGGAGTGCCGGCGATCTGCAGGACAGCGCCCTCCTGCGCCGGATCTACCTCGGCGGGACCGAGGCGGCATGA
- a CDS encoding IclR family transcriptional regulator: protein MPDEPPCKPSAPGEPNAVQKVCAVMRALAAATPRRLSEITAETGLNKVTALRILDTLAQEGFAARASDGRRWRPGPELTALAASSGRSDDLRTLARPSLMRLAEMSGDTVLLSVRSGVEAVCIDREVGSYPIRANYLDIGSRRPLGVGAGSMALLAWLPDREIEAILGIVAERLGPYPRLGVPEIRDAVQASRARGYVMLLDRVIETMGAIGVQVRDASGRPVAALSIAALSTRVQARETELAEALRREADLMERERVDGSGVGR from the coding sequence ATGCCCGACGAGCCCCCGTGCAAACCCTCCGCGCCCGGCGAGCCCAATGCCGTGCAGAAGGTCTGCGCGGTGATGCGCGCGCTCGCCGCCGCGACGCCGCGGCGGCTCAGCGAGATTACCGCCGAGACCGGGCTCAACAAGGTCACGGCCCTGCGAATCCTCGACACGCTCGCTCAGGAGGGCTTTGCCGCCCGGGCGTCCGACGGGCGGCGCTGGCGCCCCGGTCCCGAACTGACCGCGCTCGCGGCGAGCAGCGGGCGGTCCGACGACCTGCGGACCCTCGCCCGGCCGAGCCTGATGCGCCTGGCCGAAATGTCGGGCGACACCGTCCTGCTCTCGGTGCGCAGCGGCGTCGAGGCGGTGTGCATCGACCGCGAGGTCGGCTCCTACCCGATCCGGGCCAACTACCTCGATATCGGCAGCCGCCGCCCCCTCGGGGTGGGGGCAGGATCGATGGCGCTCCTCGCTTGGCTGCCCGACCGCGAGATCGAGGCGATCCTCGGCATCGTCGCCGAGCGCCTCGGGCCTTATCCGCGTCTCGGGGTTCCGGAGATCAGGGACGCCGTCCAGGCCTCGCGGGCACGCGGTTACGTCATGCTCCTGGACCGTGTGATCGAGACGATGGGTGCCATCGGCGTGCAGGTGAGGGACGCCTCCGGCCGGCCGGTGGCGGCGCTCAGCATCGCGGCGCTGTCCACCCGCGTGCAAGCGCGGGAGACGGAACTGGCCGAAGCGCTGCGGCGCGAGGCGGACCTCATGGAGCGCGAGCGCGTCGACGGTTCCGGCGTCGGCCGGTAG